ACCAGATATTGAGGGTAACACGGGTATGATGTCATAGGTGacccgtgtcctggttaaattccgcttatttctctggatttaaacatttttggaaacatttgggataaagtaaatacacaagtcaacaaaatatataacaaaattggatgtttttggatattttaatccccaaatcttacatattgcactcaaaaaatgattgtatgatgctgttcactttaaGCAATTCATCTCGATTTAACAAcattatatcaggtttctggttcaaatgtaattgCTTCATGTTATATTGACTCAAAGCGTTTACCCTTTGACATAacgtgatgtttttatttttaaataacacgTTTTAATCAAGTAACCCAAAcaaacaggactttcacttcccatcatgctttgcaaagaGGCTGAATtcggagagtaaatgtttaaataaagtgctattttatggATTTGTAACAATATGAGAAAATTGAGAGactttttcatgtttaatattCTGTTATATTGgtatttaaaagtgtgtgttatgttagtgtttttggacTTTACCTttgtggtgaagtgtagagcaCGAGCTTGGGCTGAGGATCTGCTAATAACAGCGaaagttgttttaataataagaaaCAACTATTCTGAGCATGTAACTACACCTTCTCCTGATTAGCTGATAAGAATTTGTAGAAGATGTTCTTGTTAGAAAAACATTTGTAGTTTTCTAAATAAACTGGATTACTTGTCATGGTTTTAGTTTGATATTAGTTTTAATAGTggtgtagcctagaaatctagacgcaccctagcggcagcaaatctaatctgcccgcgagtgtcgtctagcaactttcaattcacttctgagctgtaatcgccaaactcttgccgggccaatcacatcgtgtatagagtcggtgggcggggcttaacataatgacggccgagttgcgtttgcgtgcttctagtaaacacagaaactggcgaacggcggcggtctttcgaatcagctttgaccacgactccggtagacttggagttaagcttttctctgagaaaagaacaaagaacggcactgaagtcattcttaaaaaaggaagatgtgttcagggtttagccgaccggatacggcgaatgtttaatctgtccggtagctctgtttcaccttcgttgctctggttggtgtagcgctatcctatcgcgtgcagagggagtttgaaagacaaccgtttatccgcccctcagattgagctgtcaatggggagtttccagaccaaacatcttgatgtgggtctgacttgtcaggctaatagtGGTGGGCAATACTGTAAAATTTGGTATTGATCTGATACCAAATACATATGGGGTCAGTATTGCCGATACCGATACCAATACGATtctttttacttaaaaaatgtttgtgtaggGGAGAGAAGTATGATCATTATCTCTGAGGTGAATGATCAATTCTTTGgcaatatttttgtattaatgtATTGAAGTCCACAAAATTATTAGTCATAGGCACTGTAGAATGAATTGTAGAAAAGCTCAGCATTTTCCTTGTCATGTGTttttaagtgtttgaatagGTTTGTAGTGTTGCCACAGTATCAAATGCTCTTTTACACGTATCACAAGTTGCAGTATTATAATTTAGAGCTGTAAAATAGCTCCACACAACGCTTTTCTTCCTCTCGGCCATCCTGATCTCATTCAATGTGCTATCAGCTCAGGATTGTAGAGGTAGAAGATACGAGCAAAGTATTAgagatatttaaattaaaatatcgaTTCAGTTACAACTGTATCAATCTGATACTGATACCAGTGTTGGTATCGATACTATAGATATTTAGATCGATCCGCCCACCCCTACATTTTAGAATAATTGAACTTAATAGTTTAGGACAAAATTAAGAACGCTAACTTGATTCAACTGGCATTGAATTAAACCTTATGTAAAAAACTTAAGGttactgaaataaacaatgttaattacATTCAACATTAACCAGTTACATGAAACCTATTGccataaaaaaagtaaatccaATATATTTTTTGAGTGTGTGCCTTTAAATGGAAATTCTACAAATCAATGTCTGAATGGAGTTTGCGTTTTATTGCTTGTGCTCCAAACAGTGTTTGAGGTTTTTAACCAGAATGTTTGAGGAACATCAGCACATCTATATTAAGAGAACAAAACTGAAGTATAAGAGAGCTATCACACCATTTACTGCACAGTTCTCTTCTCTGAAGTAAGTAGGGCAGATGCTCCGTAGGGTCTATAATGTCGACCGAAACACAGGACTTAGTAGATGCATGTGCTTATTAACCCGTGTGTTTGATTCCCTCTGAGTGCCGAGGAAGCAATATCAACACCGCACCACCAGCCCGGCTGAAATATTTAAAGCTGGACTCAATTCAGGCATCATATAGAACAAAGATAACTCAATTTAAGTCAATATCTACGTCTTGCTCCCTCGCACAGAAAAGATAAAATATTCAGTAGACTTCACTTAGAGCTCTGACGGAAACACAAAGACCTCATTCAGTCAAGTCCTGGTACCTTGGTAAAAATAACATGAAATCACACACCAATCACAGTGCTCAGAAAACGAGCAAGGCTTATATACAAGGagtttaaaaaagaaattgCAAGATGTGAGGCTTTAACATCAGACACAGTTCACATCATGTATAACATCACAAACatgattttatttgattaaagtgCTCTATAGTGATTATCAGCCCATACAGCATCATGTATCTCGGGGGCTATTTGCCGTGATAAAGCAACTGAAAGTCATTCTTTTTCTTTGAGATTATCATCAACgagcattaaaggattagttcacccaaaaataacatTCTGTCATCTTTGAAGCACAAATAAAGATCTTTTGATGAAATATttgagatttctgtccctccattgcaAATACCACTTTGacaagttcataaagagatcgtaaaactaatccatttGAATTGAACGGCTTAGTCCatattttctgaagaaaatatTTCACTTTATTTGATGAACACATTTAATTTAGGCAGTTTATTCACatgtaaacaacacaaacagaagctcaaacgaATCTGcttgaacctcattggttctcgctgaagctcaaacgtgatgcgtaacaccagaatgaacctcattggttctcactaaagctcaaacgtgatgcgtaacatgagaatgaacctcattggttctcactaaaactcaaacgtgatgcgtaacaccagaatgaacctcattggttctcactaaagctcaaacgtgatgcgtaacatgagaatgaacctcattggttctcactaaagctcaaacgtgatgcgtaacatgagaatgaacctcattggttctcgctgaagctcaaacgtgatgcgtaacacgagaatgaacctcattggttctcgctgaagctcaaacgtgatgtgtaacacgagaattaacctcattggttctcactaaagctcaaacgtgatgcgtaacacgagaatgaacctcattggttctcgctgaagctcaaacgtgatgcataacacgagaatgaacctcattggttctcgctaaagctcaaacgtgatgcgtaacacgagaatgaacctcattggttctcactaaagctcaaacgtgttgcgtaacacgagaatgaacctcattggttctcgctgaagctcaaacgtgatgcacaacaccagaatgaacctcattggttctcgctgaagctcaaacgtgatgcataacacgagaatgaacctcattggttctcgctgaagctcaaacttgatgcgtaacacgagaatgaacctcattggttctcgctgaagctcaaacgtgatgcgtaacacgagaatgaacctcattggttctcgctgaagctcaaacgtgatgcataacacgagaatgaacctcattggttctcactaaagctcaaacgtgttgcgtaacacgagaatgaacctcattggttctcgctgaagctcaaacttgatgcgtaacacgagaatgaaccccattggttctcgctgaagctcaaacttgatgcgtaacacgagaatgaacctcattggttctcgctgaagctcaaacgtgatgcgtaaacacgagaatgaacctcattggttctcactaaagctcaaacgtgatgcgtaacacgagaatgaacctcattggttcctgctgaagctcaaacgtgatgcgtaacacgagaatgaacctcattggttctcgctgaagctcaaacttgatgcgtaacacgagaatgaacctcattggttctcgctgaagctcaaacgtgatgcgtaaacacgagaatgaacctcattggttctcactaaAGCTCAAACgcgatgcgtaacacgagaatgaacctcattggttcctgctgaagctcaaacgtgatgcgtaacacgagaatgaacctcattggttctcatacgtcaagcgaacatgcttgagcttttttttgtcacaactgatgtgtgagttgatgaatgtttatgtgAACAAAAgtctaaattcaatctgttcatcgtATAAACTGGtcaagtctcttcagaaaatttggactaaactgctcaattcatTATGGTTTAGTTTTACGGtctctttatgaacttgttACAGTCGATCATGTGTTAGTTgagtagctgtcaatggagggacagaaatctctcagatttaattaaaaagatctccatttgtgttcagagatgaacaaaagtgggtgagtaattaatgacagaattttcagttttggctgaactaactcTTTATCTACAACTACAAGTGCTTGAAGTTTTTCATATAATAGTGCAAAGTGACCACAGTGACTGAACATTATCAGTTCTCTCATTCTCATCTTCAGAGAAAACCTTCCTAAAAACATTGTGTCATACAGTAACAGTTTTCAGACAGATTAAATCTACAAAGTAGATTttctataaataaaaaacatataatAATATAGTGACATTCAGTTTTActgaaaatgttacatttagtTAATACTGTGAAGACtacggaagaggattagggccaagcaagaggacattaatataattttgtcataattagctAAAGTTGATAGTATTTCTTTGTTACTGAAAGAAAGTCTGAAATATAGCTTGACTAAGTGATCCAACTCTGCCATCTCCTCTATCAGTATGCTATGCAATGAACACTGATCGAATgcgttattctcaagattttatttcgactttttttctcaaaatataacgagttttttctcgaaatataacaactttattctcaatatttaatgagtttattctcaagattttatttcgactttttttctcgaaatataacgagtttttctcgaaacacaacgaatttattctcgatatttaatgagtttattctcaagattttattttgattttttctcgaaatataacgAGTTAAATCTCGAAACAgaacgactttattctcaatatttaatgagtttattctcaagattttatttaggcttttttctcgaaatataacgAGTTTTTTCTCTAAACAgaacgactttattctcaatatttaatgagtttattctcaagattgTATCTctactttttttctcgaaatataacgagtttaatctcgcattataatgactttaatcttgagatgcttttttttttttttttttgcttggccctaatcctcttccgtaGTACACAGTAGAGACTTTTTTTTCCTGTATAAAATTGAAAAAGAAACGTTCAATAAAGTTACATAATAGTGAACAATTCACTCATAGATTAATGTTTACGTGAACGCATCAACTCGGTCTAAAGGACAGATCCCAACCCTTCAACAAATACCTACATttctaatattttaatgttggaTGTTGGCTTTAAAATGTTGGGAAACACAATTGCAATTTCCATTCTGCCCCAACAAACACAAACTGTGTGAACACTgatccaaaaaacaacaactagaAGATGGTGTTTGAGTCTCAAAGGGATAATTGAGTGAAATAATCACACTCGCATCCATCCAAAACTATGTGGAACACAAATGTCTCAGTGCTATTTTGTCAATACAGTTTCTGTCATGTGgtccaatgttgtttttgttccaacatatcttcttttgtgtttcatagACTAATGAAAGTCATGCAAGGTTTAGagcggcatgagggtgagtaaatgatttctGAGTAAATGTTCGGTTTAATAACCAAAACCAAAAGAACCAGAACCAAAAACCAGTCTACATTAGTGTCGCTTACGAACTGAAtcataaaatgaaaaattgGACACTGTACCGTCTCTGGCACATCCTAGTCAAGATCATGCATAGGCCACGAGACTGCAAGTTTACATGAAGTTCGCCATTTGGGACTCGACCATTGTCAATAAGTCATTTCAAGAACTTTCAGTTTGTGAAGAAAGTCTACATATTTTTAGACAATTTGAAGTCTGCTATAAATTCTCCGGTCTAGCCACCAtctataaaatacatttaaatgggTTACACTTGGTAAACCACTTTTACACACTCTACAAACTATAAGttactacatgtcaactaactcttaGAGTACTAGTGTACACTGTAAGTTTAGGGTTTttgttagtagaataagttgacatgtagtagcaaagttacttatagtcagtagaatgtctgttggggagcatcaaaataaagtgttagcagggatagttcaccccaaaaatgaaaatttgatgtgtaTTTGcgtacccccagggcatccgagatgtaggtgtgtttgtttcttcagtaggacagattaagatttttaactcaaccgttgctcttataatggatgtcaatggggtgtatttctataaaagagtaaaaaacacacagacatatgaatccatattaaaccctgtagctcgtggagacacattgatgtcttaagacacgatacgatcggtttgtgtgagaaacacaacagtatctattaaaaaaattacctCGAATACAACACTATGTACATTAGCTGTCCATGCGCCATTACTGCCTGTAAGTGAGGTCAAATTACACTAAATGGCGTAGAGATAAtcacttctgccgcttgcatcCCATCGAGATACATCTTATCTTGTAACATTTCACCTCACTTGCCGGAAGGGATGGCACGGTCACGGCTTTTGTACattgtgttgtatttgaggtaaaaaattatataaatactgttatgtttctcacagaaagcgatcgtttcgTCTCTtaagtagggctgcacgttttcaagtttttcattaaccgttaaccgaggccctaagcggttaatactcggttaaccatagtgtgcgtcagggttattatttttagtttattaatttgacgaacgcgcctatagagaaatgcacatcatggattacataatcagagagtagcctatttcttttcgttttaaattgttaaaagacatttcaagctttcttaagatatatttcatgtctgtgaggcgtacgctgagtttcgttaaattaggatgagatgcgctccagttcatgagcaatgcgagtggccgcgagggcgcctgcacgattagggcatgtagtaaaatatgcagccgagaatgattcccacagcgtttgactcgcgcggctgagcctctcccggcagagagttcaagcatctgtggactcgttcctgcagctctggccatcttgctttcagtccgcgattagctttttttgttttcttcattacagttaaaataacctctgcttttcgctagtccctcataagtttctcacttcaaactttctttcttctgctccgttatgcacagcgagCGGGTGCGTGCGTGCACGCTTCTGCCctagtgcgacttatagtccagtgccactTATTCATCCGGAgtgacttatagcctgaaaaatgcggtaagcactgcattgcaatacttgcattttgccccgtcactctcacttttaaagtgctcccacgctgtacttttctttgcccgcttcattgccctcttagaaagctggtcatgacttcttcttgtggatattacaaatgtctgggagcgctctgacggtctctagtggtgcaaaaatatattacaactaaattcaaagcacgtcattgacgccacttaacagagcaaaatgtttcactcggttacgcaatttttaacggttaatcggttaaccatggacacccctactcttaagacatcaatgtgtctccacgagccgCAGTGTTTCATATGGATTcttatgtctgtgtgttttttactctcgtacaccccattgacatgcattatacgagcaacggttgagttaaaaatcttcatttgtgttctcctgaagaaacaaacaacaCCTACATCTCGGACGCCCTGGGGGTacgcagataaacatcacaggctcatttttgggtgaactatccctttaagcaaacagtctactaatactgtAATGAGAGTTAGCTGACATGAGGTAAAGTTGCAAAGACTGTCTAAAGTGGAAATAAGTGTTACCGAAGAAAGGGTCACTTTGGCAGTTCCTCTTTGGGTTGTGGTTTCGAGCAGCAATTAGATCCAGGGAACAGTGATCTGAATACATTCCTCTTCCTCTTTCCTGTCCTGCCCTTTACGGGCGATTGTTCGGAGAGGCATATGGACTTCCGGAGTGTGCCGATACGCCGCTCCTGTTCATGGATCTTGCACTGCAGGTGGTTCTGGATGGCGAATCCCAGTGACTCCATATCCAGAGACGCTCCATACACTTCCCACGTCATTCCCTGCTCATCCCAGATGATCTGCTGAGGTGTAGCGCTCTCCTCCTTTTCTCCATCCGCTTCTCCTTTTCTTCCAGAGTTGAGCGGCTTTAAGGAGTCCTCGGAGGTCTTGTTCAGCACCTCGAGTTCACAAGTTGCGTCGAATTCGCTGAAGGTGACTTTCGAATCGAGAGTCTGCGGTGACTGGCTTCGAAGTTCAATCTCTATTTGACACACGTGTTGAAGAGGTTTCTGGCTATTGGGGGACTTGTAAGGGGGTGGACCTAGAAATCTAGGCTTGGCTCCCATTGGTTTGGGTTCTGGTAAGACTACATTTGGCAACCAATCTGAATCCGAGCTGCTATCGGGGTTGAGGTCATTGTGTAGGCCGACTTTAGGGTTGAGGTCAATCTCAGGGTCCAATTGACGGGGTTGAGGGCCATGGACTGGACTCATGTTTGTGGATTTGCTGCAGACTTCCATGACCGCCTGGACCTCGACGTCAACACACACCGGATGTAGATCCGCCTGCAGTTCTACGTCCTTTTTTTCAGTCACTGGCAAACCTTTAATTGTCTTTGTCTCTGCATCATTCAGTTGGTTGGATTTTGGCGTCTTATTCTTTTCTGCATCCTTCTTGACTTCACTCGccattttgtccattttaatctCAGCATCACGCTTTTTCTCTCCTGTCTGTCTCCTCTCCTCGCTCTTTGCTTCCTCTTTTTCCTTCTTTCTTTGACTATTCCCTGTGTGTCTCTCTTGGGACGTGACATATGCGTCAATCTTGTCTTCTGGCTCTTTAAGCTGTTCAGCTGCTTGTTTCGATGAAAGCAAGAAGGTTTGTTTGCACCCTATTGAGCTCGTCACAGTGAGGTCTCTTCCCTGAAGGACAGTGTCCTCTCTTTCATCCGCTAGCGCTTCTCCTACTCTCTCAGGCCCGCTCTTTATCTCTTGTTCCTGGCATCCCGAAGGACTCTCTCCTGCTGCTTTCGCCCCCAGTTGCAGTTTGCTCTCCCCCGACGTGTCAATCATTTTATCTTTCGGAGAAGTTGATGGCGGTCCCTCTTTGCCTGTAACTCTTCTATTCCGCTCGGTTTTCTCCAATTTGAGAGATGCAGGGTGGGATAGTTTAAGTTTGGGACTGGAAGTGGCTCGAGGAATGTGCGAGAGAGATGCACGGTTGAGACTCTTGGGAGAGTCGGTAGAGGCAATCTGGGTAGCAGAAGTGGTTTTGTGAAGCATCTTTTGTGGGGAGTCTGCGGAGCCCATTATATGAGATGTTGAGACTgtctttttgatgtttttgggAAATGTTTTCGCACTCGCTTGAAGCTTCTTCTCATGGCTTGCATTTGGGGATCTCAGTTTTGGCCCACTGGGTTGAGGTTGACTGGATAAACTTAAGACCTCCACTCCAGTTGCAGCTGCTTTGGTTGGTTGATTCGAAGCTATTTTAGTCAAAGAAGTTGTGTTGACTGTTCTCGCAGTCACCTGCTTGGTAGTAGCTGAGTGCATGGTGGGTATTCTTGATGCAGCTGTTGACACAAGGAGGGGTTCAGCAGCTGGATTTGTAGCTAATGCTgtgtgttttagtgtttttaCATGACCAGTGGATTCCCTGGAGTTTGATCTCTCCTCTTGCTCTTTAGTTTCTACTTCAATCCCACGATTCTCTCCAAGTCTTGTCCTAGTTCCAGGAGAGATGTTTCCCTTTCTTAGCTGTCCTGAGGGCTTGGGCTCAGAATCCCAGCATGCCTTGGGCTCATCGTTTCTGGACGGATGAAGGAAAGCAGGTCGGTTTTCCATTAAACTAATCCAAATGAATATCCAGATGGGAGCTCTGATTTAGGAATGTTTTAGTTCTGGGTATAACATATCTGTCAAGACAACACTCtgattataaaatcatttttacataaaataataaaatacacaccAAGATAAAACCATAACTACTGATCTTTCAAGTAAAATTTGCTTTAATGCTATTTGGTGTCTTTTCAAACCCTTAGTGCGTTTGATGTTAAGGTTTACTCAACAAACCATTTACCATGTcttcagattttcaaatagtttgattattttgggtgaaatatctcAATTAAATGTCTGAAAAAGGATAATGAAAGATGAATGGTTTTAAGAGCATTGCCATGCAGTAAACAAATGTTTACATGGTACATTAAAACGTGCAAAAGCATTTCCAATTCATCAACATAGAGCAATATAAAGAGAAAGAGGGAGGCACCAACCTGTGTCATATCTTCAttgatcattttttaaattcacatTGGCTAGATGGAAATAACATGATTTATGGATTTTGTGTCAATTCAGTTAAGTACTGTAAGTGCACTCTTGTTGTAATAAATGTGAATTCAAGGCCCTCTACATTTGAAATGTATCTTGCATTGTTTGTTATTGAATTAACTgaattgaaaaatatattttggttgTATTTTGGTGAATGCTCTTATTACATGTTAGGATAATCATATGCATTGATTTTTATAAAAGGAAACTAAATGAAAAGTAGATTTTGAATAACAGCTGTTTTGCAAATGcatttagttttggcttttgaaAATGTGTCACTCATGAAAATAGAAACAAAACAATTGAAAAGCAATTCAGATTTCCCTGctggcaaacaaacaaacaaacatcttAAGCCAGTTTAAGAAGATTGTGTCTAAAACTATTTTATTCTCCGATTAGATTTGATTTCAGTTCTAATTCTCCGTCTACATTAAAACAATGACATTTAATTCGATTCGAATGTGTTATAACAACCTCTCTCGTCTGCTTCTTCAAAGAGACAGTGATCCTAATGTACACACACTgtcaaaaaaatattgttggtaacctggttgccttaaaattttgagtttcttgaaattaaaaatttgagttgatacaatgaaggaaattgttgcataatagaaactcaaaatattattgtatctgaaccacatacaaatttgataaatcatgaaaatagcacaatttggcatgtttcattgcatcatcacaaataaaacacacaattacccaatatataCAAAATCTTTCCATAAATCTTgtataaaggttgtcgattctcaaaaatgttcattgcattaactcaatttcaatgaatttaaaattttaaggcaaccaggtaactcatttttttttaacagtgcaggtttgtgtttatgtttaaTATTTGAGGATAGTAGCGACGCCCTTGACTACACACAAGACCATGGGTGCGTcacagggcactgatcaggacacaagtcaatgggctgactccctgattagtgccctgactactactgaactagggaccATGTCAACACTACCGCTTTGTATGTCATTAATAAAGTACACAAATGGACCATAAACACGTCTTCTTGAATAAATATTACATGCACAAGTATACTCACTATTTAATGCCTCCCAAATAGATGCACACGATGTCcacggcgtgtgtgtgtgctcctCTGAACGCGGATGCTGAAACTGTGGAGTGTGTTTTCCCTCTCACGCTTGAATAAATGACAATACGGGAGCGCGCGCACGCTCGTGCTCGCGGCGGAATACAGCTCACATATTGATTTTAGTTTGATGATGTGCGTCTCATTTTTCCAAAACATCAGCTGACACTTTACAGTTGTGAGCGTTAGATGGCCTGGCTTTtcattttccttttcctttCAGCTAGGAAGTCGCCAGAAAGCATGCGTCTGTAAACATATGCATCATGTGCATTTTAGGCTACTTAGCACTTTAGACTGAATTTAATTGAATATTCAGTTTCTCATTCCAATAGACTGTAATATGACAAagaaacgtaaaaaaaaaaaaatctccttaTAAATAACCTAAATATGCCATTATTAACAATTAGCCTACAACTTAGGCAgaataatttatttgtgtatttttttttacattgaaataCTCTAAATATCAGTCTAAAAGAAAATATTCCACAAGTAGcctaattatgactttatattgcCA
This region of Pseudorasbora parva isolate DD20220531a chromosome 6, ASM2467924v1, whole genome shotgun sequence genomic DNA includes:
- the gprin3a gene encoding G protein-regulated inducer of neurite outgrowth 1 produces the protein MENRPAFLHPSRNDEPKACWDSEPKPSGQLRKGNISPGTRTRLGENRGIEVETKEQEERSNSRESTGHVKTLKHTALATNPAAEPLLVSTAASRIPTMHSATTKQVTARTVNTTSLTKIASNQPTKAAATGVEVLSLSSQPQPSGPKLRSPNASHEKKLQASAKTFPKNIKKTVSTSHIMGSADSPQKMLHKTTSATQIASTDSPKSLNRASLSHIPRATSSPKLKLSHPASLKLEKTERNRRVTGKEGPPSTSPKDKMIDTSGESKLQLGAKAAGESPSGCQEQEIKSGPERVGEALADEREDTVLQGRDLTVTSSIGCKQTFLLSSKQAAEQLKEPEDKIDAYVTSQERHTGNSQRKKEKEEAKSEERRQTGEKKRDAEIKMDKMASEVKKDAEKNKTPKSNQLNDAETKTIKGLPVTEKKDVELQADLHPVCVDVEVQAVMEVCSKSTNMSPVHGPQPRQLDPEIDLNPKVGLHNDLNPDSSSDSDWLPNVVLPEPKPMGAKPRFLGPPPYKSPNSQKPLQHVCQIEIELRSQSPQTLDSKVTFSEFDATCELEVLNKTSEDSLKPLNSGRKGEADGEKEESATPQQIIWDEQGMTWEVYGASLDMESLGFAIQNHLQCKIHEQERRIGTLRKSICLSEQSPVKGRTGKRKRNVFRSLFPGSNCCSKPQPKEELPK